One region of Dokdonia sp. 4H-3-7-5 genomic DNA includes:
- a CDS encoding tRNA (cytidine(34)-2'-O)-methyltransferase, protein MMLNIVLINPEIPNNTGNIGRLALGSGCKLHLVKPFGFEIDDTRLKRAGLDYWQHLDVQYYDNTEDFFNKNAFAKMAFLSSHGTKSHYDIPFEEDLFLVFGKESKGLPKEITEKHPDQLYKIPLFSEHIRSLNLANAVGIVAYEGIRQLNL, encoded by the coding sequence ATTATGCTCAATATTGTACTCATCAATCCAGAAATCCCAAACAACACAGGTAACATAGGTAGGCTTGCCCTCGGTTCTGGCTGCAAGTTGCACCTTGTAAAACCCTTTGGTTTTGAGATAGACGACACCCGCCTTAAACGCGCAGGTCTTGACTACTGGCAGCATCTAGACGTTCAGTATTATGATAATACAGAAGACTTTTTTAATAAGAACGCTTTCGCGAAAATGGCTTTTCTCTCAAGTCACGGCACAAAGTCACATTATGACATTCCTTTTGAAGAGGACCTATTTCTCGTCTTTGGAAAAGAATCTAAAGGACTCCCAAAAGAAATCACCGAAAAACACCCCGACCAACTTTATAAAATCCCATTATTTAGCGAGCACATCAGAAGTTTAAATCTCGCAAATGCCGTTGGAATTGTAGCTTATGAGGGGATAAGGCAGTTGAATTTATAG
- a CDS encoding M14 family metallopeptidase encodes MLRIYSLFVALFLTTLLTAQVQSPSEFLGYEIGTQFSRHADVVRYFEHVAENSDLVTYQTYGKTNERRPLTYAVITTAANHNNLENIRKANLEQTGIASGNSGAADKAIVWLSYNVHGNEASSTEASMATLYELVTTKKDWLENTVVIIDPCVNPDGRDRYANWFNQVASTPYDPAQVAAEHDEPWPGGRPNHYLFDLNRDWAWASQVESQQRLKVYNKWMPHVHVDFHEQGINSPYYFAPAAEPFNEIITDWQQEFQVEIGKNHARYFDKEGWLFFTGESFDLLYPSYGDTYPMFMGAIGMTYEQAGHGRAGLGIDTDQGFELTLVDRVAHHKTTGLSTIEISSANAGKLNTQFKDYFNTSGLKYKSYVLSGNLDNLKELATLLDRHEIKYGFSSNGKASGFSYTSNGQGSMSYDMAMVVSTNQPKGKMVKALLEPDAKLSTPLTYDITAWSLPHAYGLKAVASTSLVTANTANPFTTNNSNLNANAAGYIAKWNSLEDAKLLAALLKEGIKVRFTEKPFANNGISYERGSLVITKSDNKGRTDFNEVVNTLSRKHNRILNATNTSFSTSGPDFGSSSMKLINPPKIALLKGEGTSSLSYGATWYFFEQTLGYPATSIDTGNLGRIDLEEFDVLVMPSGWYGSVLNDSTLDKVKDFVRGGGKVIAIANAVGSFAGKSGFNLKRNSNSSDDDDTSSDDNLIPYAERENASTTNFITGSIFKTKVDPTHPMAFGYDDTYYSLKLGSNSYSYLDKGFNVSYIPEEVTNVAGFAGDNAKAKLSKSLIFGEERMGRGSVIYMVDDPLFRAFWHNGKLFFANAIFLTNNGKYRL; translated from the coding sequence ATGCTCAGAATCTACAGCCTTTTTGTCGCCTTATTTCTCACAACATTACTGACTGCACAAGTACAATCTCCATCAGAATTTCTGGGGTACGAGATAGGAACACAGTTCTCACGCCACGCAGACGTAGTGCGCTACTTTGAGCATGTTGCAGAAAATAGTGACCTAGTAACCTACCAAACATATGGTAAAACAAATGAGCGCAGACCGCTTACGTATGCAGTTATCACAACAGCAGCAAATCACAACAATCTAGAAAACATACGTAAAGCAAATCTTGAGCAAACAGGTATTGCCTCTGGTAATTCTGGTGCGGCAGATAAGGCGATTGTATGGCTTTCTTATAATGTCCATGGTAATGAAGCTTCCTCAACAGAGGCATCTATGGCTACATTGTATGAGCTTGTGACTACAAAAAAAGATTGGCTGGAAAACACTGTGGTTATTATAGATCCTTGTGTAAATCCAGATGGACGTGACCGCTATGCAAACTGGTTTAACCAAGTGGCATCTACACCTTACGATCCAGCTCAAGTAGCTGCAGAACACGATGAGCCATGGCCGGGAGGAAGACCTAATCACTACCTTTTTGACCTAAACCGCGATTGGGCTTGGGCTTCTCAAGTAGAATCACAGCAACGATTAAAAGTATATAATAAGTGGATGCCACACGTGCATGTAGATTTCCACGAGCAAGGTATTAATAGCCCTTATTACTTTGCTCCAGCAGCAGAGCCTTTTAATGAGATCATCACAGACTGGCAACAAGAATTCCAAGTAGAAATAGGAAAAAACCATGCTCGCTATTTTGATAAAGAAGGTTGGCTATTTTTTACCGGAGAGAGTTTTGACTTACTCTATCCATCGTACGGAGATACGTACCCTATGTTTATGGGTGCAATTGGGATGACCTACGAGCAAGCCGGTCACGGTCGTGCAGGATTAGGAATAGATACAGATCAAGGTTTTGAACTTACCCTTGTAGATCGTGTAGCACATCACAAAACCACAGGACTTTCTACTATAGAAATATCCTCTGCAAATGCTGGTAAGCTTAACACCCAATTTAAAGACTACTTTAATACAAGCGGCCTTAAATATAAAAGCTACGTACTTTCTGGAAATCTAGACAATCTTAAAGAACTTGCGACACTGCTAGACAGGCACGAGATCAAATATGGCTTCTCATCAAACGGGAAAGCCTCAGGATTTTCTTATACCTCAAACGGTCAAGGAAGCATGAGTTATGACATGGCAATGGTGGTGAGTACTAATCAGCCAAAAGGTAAAATGGTAAAAGCGCTTCTTGAGCCAGATGCAAAACTGAGCACACCACTTACTTATGACATTACTGCCTGGAGTTTACCGCATGCTTATGGCCTCAAAGCTGTAGCAAGCACGTCACTCGTTACTGCAAATACGGCAAATCCTTTTACCACAAACAACTCAAACCTGAATGCAAACGCTGCAGGTTATATCGCAAAGTGGAATAGCCTTGAAGATGCAAAGCTACTTGCTGCGCTATTAAAAGAAGGAATTAAAGTACGTTTTACAGAAAAGCCTTTTGCAAATAATGGAATCTCTTATGAACGAGGATCGCTAGTAATTACAAAAAGTGATAACAAAGGACGTACAGATTTTAATGAGGTTGTAAATACGCTTTCGCGAAAGCATAACAGAATCCTTAACGCAACGAATACTTCATTTTCGACCTCTGGTCCTGACTTTGGATCATCATCTATGAAACTTATCAATCCGCCGAAAATTGCATTATTGAAAGGAGAAGGAACCTCATCATTAAGTTATGGAGCCACTTGGTATTTCTTTGAGCAAACACTAGGATATCCTGCTACCTCGATTGATACTGGTAATTTAGGTCGCATTGACCTAGAAGAATTTGATGTACTTGTAATGCCTAGCGGCTGGTATGGAAGTGTGCTTAATGATAGTACACTAGATAAAGTAAAAGATTTTGTGCGCGGTGGCGGAAAAGTAATCGCGATAGCGAATGCCGTAGGAAGTTTTGCTGGAAAATCTGGTTTTAACTTAAAACGCAACAGCAATTCAAGTGACGACGACGATACTTCGAGCGATGATAATCTCATTCCATATGCTGAGCGCGAGAACGCAAGTACCACCAACTTTATAACAGGTTCTATCTTTAAAACCAAAGTAGACCCTACACATCCTATGGCTTTTGGGTACGATGACACCTACTACTCTTTAAAACTAGGAAGCAACTCTTATTCATATCTGGACAAAGGTTTCAACGTGTCTTACATTCCAGAAGAAGTAACTAATGTTGCAGGATTTGCGGGTGATAATGCCAAAGCAAAACTTAGCAAATCTCTTATTTTTGGAGAAGAACGCATGGGACGCGGTAGCGTTATCTACATGGTAGACGACCCTCTTTTTAGAGCTTTCTGGCACAACGGAAAGTTATTTTTTGCCAATGCTATTTTCTTGACTAATAATGGAAAGTATAGGTTGTAA
- a CDS encoding M24 family metallopeptidase, whose amino-acid sequence MLKPVLFFLSIFLVCSCAEQQEPEVAVNLETYWGENPWPDIRKKRISQLLPQALKTAEVDCWMTICRENNNDPIADHIGGENAGGTAVFLFYNDATGFHSKVFSPSGEATALDDLDIHEEVVSVARGTSAIEQASDFIKTKDFKRIAVNTSSKNVMADGLTHTQYEEIATALGDEKSKLVSSEEVVYEWLSIKLPEEVAILKKAAKLTAQWQIEAYEQVVPGTSTDADIAKYLKQRMTEYGVTDGWAPAQNPNVNSGPDRGHSHATDKVIMPGDVIQIDFGIKVYDRWVTDIQRFAYVLKEGESEAPDEIMHYWESSKAGNRAALAAMQPGVKGVDVDRAQRILMEKAGSDYVMWSTGHPVGYVAHDVGPNLGGSQASHVRPASEKVIKEGMTFAFDGFHSWKLADGGVKTMSVEEMAVVTENGAEYLIAPQEELVIISNK is encoded by the coding sequence ATGCTTAAACCTGTACTCTTTTTTCTTTCCATTTTTTTAGTTTGTAGTTGTGCTGAACAACAAGAACCAGAAGTTGCCGTAAACCTAGAAACGTACTGGGGAGAAAATCCTTGGCCAGACATTAGAAAGAAGCGTATTAGTCAGCTATTGCCGCAAGCGCTCAAAACTGCAGAGGTAGATTGCTGGATGACTATTTGTAGAGAAAATAATAATGACCCCATTGCAGATCACATAGGAGGAGAAAATGCTGGAGGTACCGCCGTATTTTTATTTTACAACGACGCTACTGGGTTTCACTCCAAGGTATTCTCACCTTCTGGAGAAGCAACTGCGCTAGATGATCTAGATATACACGAGGAGGTCGTGAGTGTAGCGCGAGGAACCTCTGCTATTGAGCAAGCCTCAGATTTTATCAAAACAAAAGATTTTAAACGTATTGCCGTAAACACATCTTCAAAAAATGTGATGGCAGACGGACTTACGCATACACAGTATGAAGAAATCGCTACTGCCTTAGGTGACGAAAAGTCAAAATTAGTATCCTCAGAAGAGGTTGTCTATGAGTGGTTATCTATAAAGCTACCAGAAGAAGTTGCCATCTTAAAGAAAGCAGCAAAGCTCACTGCCCAGTGGCAGATTGAAGCCTACGAGCAAGTAGTACCTGGCACATCTACAGATGCAGATATTGCAAAATATTTAAAACAAAGAATGACCGAGTATGGCGTGACAGATGGATGGGCACCTGCTCAAAATCCTAATGTAAATTCTGGTCCAGACCGTGGGCACTCGCACGCTACAGATAAAGTAATTATGCCTGGTGATGTGATACAAATAGATTTTGGTATCAAGGTATATGACAGGTGGGTGACAGATATACAGCGATTTGCATATGTCTTAAAAGAAGGTGAGAGCGAGGCTCCAGATGAGATTATGCACTACTGGGAAAGTTCTAAAGCTGGAAATAGGGCAGCACTCGCTGCGATGCAACCTGGCGTAAAAGGAGTAGATGTAGATAGAGCCCAGCGCATACTTATGGAAAAAGCAGGGTCTGATTATGTGATGTGGAGCACAGGCCACCCAGTAGGCTATGTCGCTCACGATGTAGGACCTAATCTAGGAGGTTCTCAAGCATCGCACGTGAGACCAGCCTCAGAAAAAGTGATCAAGGAAGGGATGACGTTTGCCTTTGACGGTTTTCACTCTTGGAAACTAGCAGACGGTGGTGTAAAAACAATGTCTGTAGAGGAGATGGCCGTAGTAACAGAAAATGGAGCAGAGTATCTTATCGCTCCACAAGAAGAACTTGTTATTATCTCAAATAAGTAA
- a CDS encoding BamA/TamA family outer membrane protein, whose translation MIYLIAIVLFTVGNTQTAQAQDFEKIKEFFTFHPNHKAVAKDSTLYASKFIAAPVMSYSPETNFAFGTGAKYLFKFNGSGEETRVSNMPITLQYTLNSQFFVYSGFEIFTNQEKWVIEGNILFQNYPRLFYGFGTNAPESAEEEYNYYQLLVEPIFLKQAFTRYLFVGAGVRFNHIYSVDIEEGGLIDQTRPTGYDGSTSLGVEVAALYDNRNNVLNAQNGWYLETTRGQYFEALGGTHNFDLTRFDLRHYTKPFADKDDIIAFQMVGRFTRGDLPFSEFSFLGGSEIMRGYREGRYVGRDLLASQVEYRKTFKNSRFGAVLFAGGGDIYNDVSDFQFKNLKPTYGGGLRFMIDKEERLNLRFDVGFGRGSSEFYLGIAEAF comes from the coding sequence TTGATATACCTTATTGCCATCGTACTTTTTACGGTAGGTAATACACAGACGGCACAGGCACAGGATTTTGAAAAAATTAAAGAGTTTTTTACGTTTCACCCTAACCACAAGGCTGTTGCAAAAGATTCTACTTTATATGCATCTAAGTTTATAGCGGCACCAGTAATGAGCTACAGCCCGGAGACAAATTTTGCCTTTGGGACGGGTGCAAAATACTTATTTAAATTTAACGGTAGTGGGGAGGAGACCCGTGTGTCTAATATGCCTATCACGCTGCAGTACACCCTTAATAGTCAGTTTTTTGTTTATTCTGGATTTGAGATTTTTACGAATCAAGAGAAGTGGGTGATAGAAGGTAATATCCTTTTTCAAAATTATCCAAGACTGTTTTATGGTTTTGGCACAAACGCACCAGAAAGTGCAGAGGAGGAGTATAATTATTACCAGTTGCTAGTGGAGCCTATATTTTTAAAACAGGCTTTTACACGTTATCTTTTTGTAGGTGCAGGTGTGCGTTTTAATCATATTTACTCTGTAGACATAGAGGAAGGCGGACTAATAGATCAAACCAGACCTACAGGTTATGATGGGTCTACATCATTAGGTGTTGAGGTTGCTGCGCTGTATGATAACAGAAATAATGTGCTTAATGCTCAAAATGGATGGTACCTCGAGACAACGAGAGGTCAATATTTTGAGGCGCTGGGAGGTACACATAATTTTGATTTGACACGTTTTGATTTAAGACATTACACAAAGCCATTTGCAGATAAAGATGATATTATTGCTTTCCAGATGGTGGGAAGATTTACGCGTGGTGACTTACCGTTTTCTGAGTTTTCTTTTCTTGGAGGTAGTGAGATTATGCGTGGTTATAGAGAAGGCCGTTATGTAGGTAGAGATTTACTGGCAAGCCAGGTAGAATATAGAAAGACGTTTAAGAACTCTCGTTTTGGCGCTGTATTATTTGCCGGTGGAGGTGATATCTATAATGATGTGAGCGATTTTCAGTTTAAGAACTTAAAACCTACCTATGGAGGTGGTCTTCGCTTTATGATAGATAAGGAAGAGCGTCTCAATCTTCGTTTTGATGTAGGTTTTGGTAGAGGTTCTAGTGAGTTTTACTTAGGGATTGCAGAGGCATTTTAA
- the bshC gene encoding bacillithiol biosynthesis cysteine-adding enzyme BshC: protein MPTDCLPYRETGYFSNLITNYLDQEEALKPFYHRFPTADNLIKQAEEKGQFFSPLSRKRLYDSLIAQYKSTNTSAETQLNLEHLASENTFTITTGHQLNLFTGPLYFLYKIISVINLCKELKEKDPDRNYVPIYWMATEDHDFDEINYFNFQGKKVQWNREDGGAVGELSTDGLPEVLALFKTQLGTSRNAEYLSKLFSDAYLNHDNLADATRYLGNELFGEYGLVIVDGNDAGLKELFAPYVQRELLEGVSHAKVTQQTEQLTALGYPEQVHPREINLFYITKGIRERIIKVDDMYVVNDTDIRFRENEILNELANHPERFSPNALLRPLFQEVILPNLCYIGGGGELAYWFQLKTYFEEVGVPFPALLLRNSVLIRTEKQRTKAENLGVSLPNLFLKQNELINRKVRAISNIEIDFSAQRSFLKEQFKAMHLLAEETDASFIGAVKAQEVKQLKGLENLESRLLRAQKRKLSDHVQRLVDLQNEVFPMQSLQERNTNFSQFYLEFGEQLIPELVNALEPLGGEFTVVTL from the coding sequence ATGCCAACCGACTGTCTGCCGTACCGTGAAACTGGGTATTTTTCTAATCTAATCACTAACTATCTAGATCAAGAAGAAGCACTTAAGCCCTTTTATCACAGATTTCCTACCGCAGATAATCTTATTAAACAGGCAGAAGAGAAGGGTCAATTTTTTAGTCCGCTTTCGCGAAAGCGTTTATATGATTCCCTCATCGCGCAATATAAAAGTACAAACACCTCTGCCGAGACGCAGCTCAATCTAGAGCATCTTGCCAGTGAAAATACGTTTACCATTACCACAGGGCACCAGCTCAATTTATTTACGGGGCCGCTCTATTTTTTATATAAAATTATCTCTGTGATTAACCTCTGCAAGGAGCTTAAAGAGAAAGATCCAGACCGCAATTATGTGCCTATTTACTGGATGGCGACAGAGGATCACGATTTTGACGAGATTAACTACTTCAATTTTCAAGGTAAAAAAGTACAGTGGAATCGTGAGGACGGTGGCGCCGTAGGCGAACTATCAACCGATGGGCTGCCTGAGGTACTAGCATTATTTAAAACACAGCTCGGGACTTCTAGAAATGCGGAGTACCTCTCAAAACTTTTTAGTGATGCCTACCTCAATCACGATAATCTGGCAGATGCAACGCGCTATCTAGGTAACGAGCTTTTTGGTGAGTACGGCCTTGTCATTGTAGATGGTAACGACGCGGGACTTAAAGAATTATTTGCTCCTTATGTACAACGAGAATTGCTAGAGGGCGTGTCGCACGCAAAGGTGACACAGCAAACCGAGCAGCTCACTGCGCTAGGCTACCCAGAGCAAGTGCACCCTCGTGAGATTAACTTGTTTTACATTACAAAAGGCATCCGTGAGCGCATTATCAAGGTGGATGATATGTATGTGGTAAATGATACAGATATCCGCTTTCGCGAAAATGAGATACTCAACGAGCTTGCTAATCATCCAGAACGGTTCTCGCCTAACGCCTTGCTGAGACCACTTTTTCAAGAAGTGATTTTGCCGAATCTTTGTTACATAGGTGGAGGCGGAGAGCTGGCGTACTGGTTCCAGCTTAAAACATATTTTGAAGAAGTAGGAGTTCCATTTCCAGCATTACTACTTCGTAACTCAGTATTAATACGTACAGAAAAACAACGTACAAAGGCAGAAAATCTAGGCGTGTCGTTGCCAAATTTATTTTTGAAACAAAATGAACTCATTAACCGAAAAGTGCGTGCCATCTCAAATATAGAGATAGACTTCTCTGCACAACGCAGCTTCTTAAAAGAGCAGTTTAAAGCAATGCACTTACTAGCCGAAGAGACAGACGCTAGTTTTATAGGAGCCGTAAAAGCTCAAGAAGTAAAACAACTCAAAGGCTTAGAAAACTTAGAGAGTAGATTGCTACGTGCACAAAAGCGAAAGTTAAGTGATCACGTACAACGTCTAGTAGATTTACAAAACGAAGTTTTCCCAATGCAAAGCCTACAAGAAAGAAATACCAACTTCTCACAGTTTTATCTAGAATTTGGCGAGCAACTCATCCCTGAGTTAGTAAATGCTCTTGAGCCGCTAGGTGGCGAGTTTACGGTGGTTACTTTGTAG
- a CDS encoding amidase family protein: MKYLYTLALATALFSCKNEAPTTTIDTTPRYVWEAYKDSLVIAKTQALENSRMHLKLVNAKGLDKNDIWKDLNGEINTLSRKRISEISPLILEQDIPTIQKHAKNGDFSYEELTLFYLNRIARFESDNDLALNGVISLNKEAVQEARALDNKDKSTIDEYSVYGMPILLKDNIGAAGMITTAGSVALANNNAGDAFITKRLKEENAIILGKANLSEWAYFLCTGCPVGYSAVGGQTINPYGRLQFESGGSSSGSGVSVAANYAVAAIGSETSGSILSPSSQNNLVGLKPTIGLLSRSGIVPISSHLDTPGPMTKNVVDNAILLQALTGKDAADSYSYTSSDDYVSAVKNGSLEGKYLGVIKGYLQDSTYAAAINKLKETKATLVEVDMERVNMPGFLSILNIDMKNDLPAYYDAEVAPSVKNRNIEELITFNNQDSLTRIPYGQQLFKGIVADSTTAVELKAIKENLMEVTQAYFQDALSKHPEADGQLDAILSINNYDAGYAAAAHYPALTIPMGFTAQGEPKGITIITPFKQEEVIYNIAVGVESTLKARTLPEGYQE; this comes from the coding sequence ATGAAATACCTTTATACTCTCGCGCTCGCAACGGCGCTTTTTTCTTGTAAAAACGAAGCTCCTACAACCACAATAGATACAACTCCTAGATATGTGTGGGAAGCTTATAAAGACTCTCTAGTTATTGCAAAAACGCAAGCCCTTGAAAATAGCAGAATGCACCTCAAGCTTGTAAATGCAAAGGGGCTCGATAAAAATGATATTTGGAAAGATCTTAATGGGGAGATAAATACGCTTTCGCGAAAGCGTATCTCAGAAATCTCTCCGCTTATTTTAGAACAAGATATCCCGACCATCCAGAAGCACGCTAAAAATGGAGATTTCTCGTATGAGGAACTTACGCTATTTTATTTAAATCGCATAGCTCGTTTTGAAAGTGATAACGACTTAGCACTTAACGGAGTCATCTCACTCAATAAAGAAGCGGTACAAGAAGCAAGAGCACTGGATAATAAAGATAAATCTACCATAGATGAATATTCTGTGTACGGAATGCCTATACTTTTAAAAGATAATATAGGAGCAGCTGGTATGATTACGACTGCAGGATCTGTAGCGCTTGCAAATAATAACGCAGGAGATGCATTTATTACAAAAAGGCTTAAGGAAGAAAATGCCATTATACTTGGTAAGGCCAACTTGAGTGAGTGGGCATACTTTTTATGTACAGGTTGTCCTGTAGGTTATAGTGCTGTGGGTGGGCAAACTATTAACCCATACGGTCGTTTGCAATTTGAGTCGGGAGGTTCAAGTTCTGGATCAGGGGTGAGTGTAGCAGCAAATTATGCAGTAGCCGCCATAGGATCAGAAACGAGTGGATCTATATTATCACCTTCTAGCCAAAATAATCTGGTTGGGCTTAAACCTACCATCGGTCTTTTAAGCCGTAGCGGGATTGTGCCTATTTCTAGTCACTTAGACACTCCAGGGCCTATGACGAAGAACGTAGTCGATAATGCAATCCTATTACAAGCACTCACTGGTAAAGATGCTGCAGATTCTTATAGCTACACTTCTTCTGATGATTATGTATCTGCTGTAAAAAATGGAAGTCTTGAAGGAAAATATCTTGGTGTTATAAAAGGTTATTTACAAGACAGTACGTATGCTGCGGCAATTAATAAACTTAAGGAAACGAAAGCAACACTCGTTGAGGTGGATATGGAGCGAGTTAATATGCCAGGTTTTCTGTCTATCTTAAATATAGATATGAAAAATGATCTGCCTGCTTACTATGATGCTGAGGTAGCCCCATCTGTGAAAAATAGAAATATAGAGGAGCTTATCACATTTAATAATCAAGATAGCCTTACGCGTATTCCATACGGGCAACAGCTTTTTAAAGGTATCGTTGCAGATAGCACAACCGCTGTAGAGCTTAAAGCAATTAAGGAAAACCTTATGGAGGTTACTCAAGCATATTTTCAAGACGCACTGAGTAAGCACCCCGAAGCTGATGGTCAACTAGACGCCATACTTTCCATAAATAATTATGATGCAGGTTATGCCGCAGCAGCACACTATCCAGCACTCACAATACCTATGGGCTTCACCGCACAAGGCGAGCCTAAGGGAATTACCATCATCACTCCATTTAAGCAGGAAGAAGTGATTTACAATATTGCAGTAGGTGTAGAGAGTACACTTAAAGCTAGAACGTTACCAGAAGGATATCAGGAATAA
- the rimO gene encoding 30S ribosomal protein S12 methylthiotransferase RimO, whose protein sequence is MRTKSLKKNKINVVTLGCSKNVYDSEVLMGQLKANEMDVAHEEEGNIVVINTCGFIDNAKEESVNTILEYVKQKEEGEVDKVFVTGCLSERYKPDLQKEIPDVDQYFGTTELPGLLKALGADYKHELIGERITTTPKNYAYLKIAEGCDRPCSFCAIPLMRGKHKSKSIEHLVIEAKKLAANGVTELILIAQDLTYYGLDLYKKRNLAELLENLVQVEGIEWIRLHYAFPSGFPVDVLDVMNREPKVCNYIDIPLQHIADHILKSMRRGTTMEKTNALLDRFRESVPGMTIRTTLIVGYPGETEEDFQLMKQWVKDQRFERLGCFTYSHEENTHAFNLEDDVPEEVKMDRANQIMEIQSQISWELNQQKIGKEFKIVVDRKEGNYFIGRTEFDSPDVDNEVLVDATKFYLKTGDYAMVTITEAEDFDLYAEPLVALERPQALHAKRATKK, encoded by the coding sequence ATGCGTACAAAATCATTAAAAAAGAATAAGATAAACGTAGTAACTCTAGGTTGCTCAAAAAACGTTTATGACAGTGAGGTCTTAATGGGCCAGCTCAAAGCAAATGAGATGGATGTTGCTCACGAGGAAGAAGGTAACATCGTTGTGATCAACACTTGTGGTTTTATAGACAATGCAAAAGAGGAGTCTGTAAACACTATTCTTGAGTATGTAAAGCAAAAGGAAGAAGGAGAAGTTGATAAGGTGTTTGTAACGGGATGTTTATCTGAGCGTTATAAGCCGGATCTTCAAAAGGAAATTCCAGATGTAGATCAGTATTTTGGAACAACAGAATTACCTGGACTACTTAAAGCACTTGGGGCAGATTATAAACATGAACTTATAGGGGAGCGTATCACAACTACTCCAAAAAACTATGCATACTTAAAAATAGCCGAGGGCTGTGACCGTCCTTGTTCTTTCTGTGCGATCCCTTTAATGAGAGGAAAGCATAAATCAAAATCAATAGAGCACTTAGTTATTGAAGCAAAAAAACTTGCTGCAAATGGAGTAACGGAGTTGATTCTTATTGCGCAAGATCTTACGTATTACGGTCTTGATTTATACAAAAAACGAAACCTTGCAGAGCTTCTTGAAAACCTTGTTCAAGTAGAAGGAATCGAGTGGATTCGTTTGCATTATGCATTTCCTTCTGGATTCCCAGTTGATGTGCTTGACGTGATGAACCGCGAGCCTAAGGTGTGTAATTATATCGATATACCACTGCAGCATATTGCAGATCATATTTTGAAGTCTATGCGTCGTGGTACTACGATGGAGAAGACGAATGCGTTGTTAGACCGCTTTCGCGAAAGCGTACCAGGAATGACCATAAGAACTACGCTTATTGTTGGGTACCCTGGAGAAACAGAAGAAGATTTCCAACTCATGAAGCAATGGGTAAAAGATCAACGTTTTGAGCGTTTAGGATGTTTTACATATTCTCATGAGGAAAATACACACGCGTTTAACTTAGAAGACGATGTACCTGAAGAAGTGAAAATGGATCGTGCCAATCAGATTATGGAGATCCAATCTCAAATCTCTTGGGAGCTTAACCAGCAAAAGATAGGGAAGGAGTTTAAAATTGTTGTAGATCGTAAAGAAGGAAACTACTTTATAGGTCGTACAGAATTTGATTCTCCAGATGTGGATAACGAAGTACTTGTAGACGCAACAAAGTTCTACTTAAAAACAGGAGACTACGCAATGGTAACTATCACAGAGGCCGAAGATTTTGACCTTTATGCAGAACCACTTGTAGCTTTAGAGCGACCACAAGCACTACACGCAAAACGTGCTACTAAAAAATAA